Sequence from the Primulina huaijiensis isolate GDHJ02 chromosome 16, ASM1229523v2, whole genome shotgun sequence genome:
ATCTTCTTCCCCGTGCAACCAATTTTTATACCTCCTGAACTTTATAAATACACAGCGAAATTGAAAGTAGAAAGTAAATCTAGGAGTGTGAAAAGAAGCCATATCTCAAGTGCTTTCAGTCGGAAAAACTCAAAATACCAAAAACTCTTTTTCTTTCAACAATGCAAGCCTAAAACATTGACATGGCAAAGTTCCATCTGGGTGGTGACCGATTTTTAGAAATCGCTTAGACGGCTGCCTGATGTAatatatagaatttttttatctttaaaatttttaatttttttaaaaagattgttTGACgtatttttcaatcaatttgtATAGTATAAAGAGGAAAAACATgtcattgattttgagtttgaatccaCTATAGAGGAATTCTTGGAGAAATAcggaaataaacaaaaaaaaattagatatttaGGTGGGAAAAAAACCGCCTAGACGGCTTGAGTTTAAATCCTATATAGTGGAATTTTTGGAGAAATACgaagataaaaaaattagatatttaggtaaaaaaagaaaaacctcCTAGGCAGCAGCCGGTGAGTGGCTGCCTGCCGGCCGCCTTTTAGaaactgagaaataaacatacCAATGCACGTGTGCAGGAAGATCTTACCTGAGTATGTGCTGAACCATCGGTTGACTTGCCACCAAAGACTTTTGGAGGAGGTTCAATAACTCGAAGAGTAGTCACATTTTCTCCTAAAATATCTCTAACAGGACGGACCACAGGCGGGCTGGACATGTCTGAGTCTCTTTGATTATCTGGTGATCTACCTCCAAGCTTAGAACTTCCATCAGAATTTCCATCATCGGACCTCCTTCCATTACCAAATTTATCCTCGCGTCTCCAGTCATTGAACACTTCAGCACGAAGAGGACTTCGTCTATAATCACCAGTTTGCTTATTGTCTTGATCATATCCTGGACTTCTTCCACCAACACTAGCCCTATCTTGACGACGCTCAAAAGTTTCCTCATAAGGTGGACTTCGAGAACCTCCTTGATTATTGTCTATCCTCCTATTCCCACTGAAATCCTCAGTTTCTCCCTGGGTGATACCATATGCAGATTAAAACATTTCATAGAGAAACTCTCAAATTTTGCTCTAAGAAATCATCATAAAAATTGACTTTAATATAATGAGGTATACCATCTTTGCTCTCAGAGGCTTTTCCGAGTTCCTCTCACCGGTATATCTTCTATCCACGTAAACGTGCTTGATAAAATCACGTAACCTCTCTATGTTACTGAAACACGTAAATTTAAAACaacaatgataaataaagtAAATATTAACTGAACACAAAGATTCAATTTCAGAACTCGTGCAGGAATATTTCATTGTTAACCTCGCATCAGGTAGAGAATTACGCTGGGAGTTCCATTCCTTTAGATAAATTTCTCTAGCACTCTATTTGGGACAGAacaaacatgaaaaaaaaaaaagcaatgaGGGACGGGACACCTAAACAAACCCAAAAAATTGCATAATCCTAGCAGAAAGAGAGTGGTTGGTTGTATACCGCGTTGCCCCCACCTTGAAGGGAACTAACTTCTTGTGGGGTAAATTTAGCCATAGATACGGACTTCACTCTGTGTGTGAACTCTCGGctgcaaatattttcaaatgcaTATTAACGTCAAAGATACTCATAGTGAAAGTGAAACTCCACAGAGAACAGTACCATTAACCATGTTAGCAAATTGACATTCCGTGATGCAAGAGTGAAACTCATTATGACTTACTGTATTCCGCTGCAGGTTGTGcaaataaatgttgaaaaattaATGCACACATATTGGGGCCCCTGATGTGCAGAAAAGAAAACAGTTAGCTCCATGCACCCAAAAGATTACAGCAGGACAATAGCATCAAAATGCATGTTCCGAAAACCACCACGCTCCTAGGAGTAAATGAATGGGGAAACTCAGCCCATTAAACTTATCCAAAGCACAAAAGGTAAATTGGCATCTATTGAACCACGCCTATTCCTCTGTTTTTTAACCCTGCCTAAGAACTAAAGACActcaaaaatttgtatgctGTGAAATATCATCTAGACTTGTTCCACAATGAAGCACAAAAGAAACACTATTAAAAACAGTAAGATTAAGCATTTGCTGCTTTAACAAAAAGCTACAACTAACATAATCGTACTACTAAAATCTCTTTAAAACGGTACATCAAACTAAGCACCATACTTCGACCGCTTTACTGGCAAGGGTATTTGTCAATAGCCAACTATGCCCCATCTATAATTGCACCTTGCAACTAGTGGGAATCAAAACTCGTTAAATTGCTTTTGATACTAATTGTAACATCGATTATTTGACACTTTAAGAGAAGTTATACCCAATGTTAATATATCGAATCTTTTGGAAAAATAGCTCGACAACAGGATGATAAAAAGCTTAAAACCTctcatttttattgttttttcaaccaaaaaaatgaaaaataagaaaacccCAATTATGACACCCTGTCTCTGCCGCATATCACCTAAACTGTACATTAGCTCAAAGGCAAGCGATTTAACTGCTCACCGAATACTTGCTCCCAAGTGTCAAAGTCAGATATCACCACAACCTGAACCATTCAACTAAGCCAAAGCCCTACTCCAGAAAATGTAAACgctaaaataaaagtttaataAATGGATGTGGTTTATACAATGTTGTCCCTTATTAAAGTAACAATTCGGAGGACAAATTTCTTGGATTGATACATTGAGAATCATTAAACAAACAATGCACGCACTTTTGTCACATACTTTAAGAAAATTCAAGACATAAGCCACcaacaaaaatatcatggctaTCTTTTCGTTTTTAACTACTTCATTAGTGGCCCATTTTACATATAAGCACCAATTTCACGTCAATTCATAATATTGTATGCTTTCCAAATTATCCGAGCGAACCTTTAACTTTAAGAAACTGGTTCCGAAACCATCCAAGTAATCAAGCATTTCAACTAAGATAACATACTCCACAAAGAACGACGAAAATCCAATCACGGTAAATCTAGAACAGTAAAAGAAGAAAGAACCGTACCAGGGTATTGCAGTTAATACACCTGCGATTCTCAGGAAGCTTGAGAAGATTCCTTATAAACctctcattcttttcatcctCCTTCAGCCTATTCGCCATCTTAATACGCTAATCACACAAATCTCCCCACTTTTCAAACAATCACCGCTGCCTATCACAGAACCAACCAATTCAATCACAGTTCAAACCCAAAATTACCAAATCCGACACCATCagatcaggtaaacaagcaattTCCCCACTACAAACAGAAAATCAGAACAAGAGTCATCAAAGTTGACTAGTCGCCACAACTTCAAAGGAAAAACCCTTCATCGCCAGGAAAAAAGTAATAAAATCTGATTCGAATCAGTACAAGTACCTGAGCAGCCTGATCGGAAGAAATTGAAAGCGACAATCAAAAGATCAACGGAGCTCAGGCTTTTTGGTAAACGGTAGATCTCGGTTCGTACTTTTACAGCTCGACTTTGGAACGTGGAGATATATGGAATGGTAATATCAGTAcagagattaaaaaaaaaaaaaagacagcgCCTTTTCGTTGTGAGAGAGAGAAAATGGGACTACGTAGGAATAATCCTATGTTGAATAGGCGAGAGAGAATACAGGGAGGAGACAAGGAACAAACGTGAGGACTTGATGGTCAATTCCAACGCTGTAATGATACGAACAACAACGAATGTGGATCTTAACGGGACAACGATGCGTTTGAACCGAGACGTGGGGTAGATTTTAAAGATTTACACATCgtcgtcttttttttttttataaatttatataatataaaaaaaatttatttttaatacatATCATAAAAGGTACCATTATTTTACGAATATATCATGACACGAATTAGTTATTCAATTAAGTcccatatataataaaaaatttgttgagaGACATGTAAGCAATTTTATGAGCAAGAGCGTGGCCAACCTGATTGGTTAatctaaaaacaaaaacaaactgACATGAAGAAAATTCAGTAAccaaaaatttacaatattataCAATTAAGCATATAATAGAAGAATCTGACTACAAACTATTCAACGGTTCAATGACCAAAAGAGCGTCAGATTCGATGAAGATATTGGGGCAGTCCAAGGTTTTAAGCCAACTTAGAGCTTGTTGAATGCTCAACGCTTTCGCAGTAGTGGGGCTAAACTGTCCAAATAGAATGCCATAAGATGTATCAATTACAATACCATGAGAAATTTGTGCAATGCAACCGTAACCAAATCGCCAAGAGCTCTCAAATATAGCAACATCAACATTACACTTGATAGCACTATCTGGTAAGAAAGTAGCCACATAATTTAGAATAGATGGTTCctggtttaaaaaatatttgactgGACCATATCTCATTCTAGAGCCGCGGCTGAACTTGGGtggatattattattataggaACTGAAAGTTATTGTAGCATAAAGAAAATAGAGAATTATTTGAGCTTTTATGGGCTCTGTATCTTATATGTTATTGGACCCTATCTCCTTATTTTTGGTCCAAAATTTTATTGGCCCAACAAACAGTGTATCCATctcatttaatgaaattttcaaaaaaatactcTCTATGTTTTGCTCTCTTACTAATTTGTTAGGAATTCTTAactcatttaatttatttcaaatttatcgtgtttgtatattaaaaaaaaaaaaaaaaacttcatgtAACATATTGAGTCGATATATATAGATTCACTCATATTTTACTTAAACTCGAGTTTGAATTCGACTTTTTCAAAGTCCATCtgtgtgattgtttttattcgTAACATTGCTTAAAACTTGTGGATCCGTCTTAACCTCAAAATCTACATATTATAGAAGTTGAAAATATCGATTTCATGTAAATGGGTAGAAAGAATCGAAATCATTTGCTCTAATTTGAATAGccatttaatttcttttaaaaataaaagaacgGAAAAAAGCATTGTCACTATTTTTATTGCCCCGTATAGCAAAGAATGTTATGGAAATTGTTTATTTATGGCGGAAAAAAGCAAGTTTctgaatataataataattttaaaaacagagGTTAATGGTTGACTAGTTAATTTGTAGGAAGTGCATGACACAATTATGATTGGAAATTGCACATATTACGGCTGATTTTAATGCAAAATTGGAGCGTCTCGTTGTCGGCGAGTGATAAATTAAATGAAGTGCCCTCTGGTCAAAAAGCCACACAAAATCCTTTATATTCACTATTTCTTCCATTTTTACATAATTAAAAAGATTATGttataatttcataaacatgGTGTgtgaattttaatattattatatatatatgtgtgtgtgtatatcaTTATATTGAGTATTTTTTATTAAAcgacaaaataatatttgacatGGTATAAAATGAGTTTCNTATTAAAATATTGTCAGAATAtagcaaataaataaataaaagtacaAACATAAATTAGTGGTGGCGACGTATGAATTGAGAGTAATTTTTTGTGTCGGTAACATTTGTGGCAGATTGTCTTTAATGGTGGCTGTTGCAAAAGGGTACACTACAGATGAGCTATACTTGGTGTATAATGTTGATTTATGATAATACACCCAATCTTTAAAGCTGGCTCAAAGAATTGaactttgattttttaaatctttcaatttttttatctgtCCAGCACGGGTTTAACAGTCGTAGATCGTCAATTCTTcgaaacatttaaaataagttttttacAAATACCAccttaaaaaaaagatttttaagactgaGATTAGATCTTGATCAATTGTAACAAGTCTTTGTCttcataaaaaatacaaaaataacaaatatttcatttatttaatttattatgtaaTGATCCGACGAAAATAGCATACGAAACATAAATGAGTATTTGTAGCCACTCACACACACTTCACTTCCCAAAAGTGTCCACCATCCAACATTACTTGGCACACAATAATGGTCTCAAATTTTTTATTGGTGAAAATTTAATTACAGGTTGACATATACATACAAGAAAGATGtaactatatataaaaaaggaGGGGTGCATTTCCATTTTGCAGAGATGAAACTGGAGCATACACGTATAGGGGAAGTCTATGGATCttgcaaaaatgaaaaatgacacATGGTGTATTGTTAAAATCATCATCATCTTTATTATCGTAAATATTCTATAAAtgggaaaaaagaaaattatagtATGACATAACGAGTAACAGCGAAAACTCCATCACAGGGGATGGCACACAGCTAGCCATTCTTGATTCTTGATGTGGTTCTCTGGCTATACATACACTTCCTGCAAAACCTAACTTTATTTTTCACAACGTAAttcatacataataaataaGGATTTACATTTCGTCTCCATTCTTTGATCATCACTTTTCTTGTTTTTTCAACAACCAAGCTTCAAAACAATTTATCAAGAATCAATCCTCAATGATGCATTACACATATTCCCGGAACAATATGCTTTCGCTTAATCTCTACTTTGATCTTGTGTGTCGTTTGTTCTCATCCCAGAAATGAGAATCACGAGTGCCACTAGACAAAGGTGAGCCCTTTGAGAAATGAGAAGTGAATAAATAGACGTGTTGGTGATTTAGGGAGTGTTTTGTGAGTTCTGGGGTATGGTGGTTTAGAGGAAGTCCCTCTTCAAAAGACTGATCAATAGAAGGGCGGTGGGGGTGGGGATGCATACGATACGCCAACAACAGGTGGCAGTGGCCCTTCATATATTGGAGCTGGTGGAGGGGGTGAAGGTGATGGTGGCGGAGGAGAATTGTAGTGATATGGTGGTGGGGGTGGCGGTGGAGAATTGTCGTGATAATGAGGAGGTGAAGGTGATGGTGGAGGCTTGTAAAAATATGGCGGTGGAGGCGGATGTTCTTCAcatggtggtggtggagggggtggttcTATACAAGGTGGTGGAGGAGGAAGCTCAATAGGCGGGGTTGGTGGTGGTGGATGGTGTACTGGAGGGGGTGGAGATGGATACACATATACGGGAGGTGGAGGGGGCGAGTATAGTGGGGGAGGAGGCGAGTTATACAAATAAGTAACTGGTGGCGGAGGAGAATGCAAAGGCGGTGGAGGTGGTGGGCTATTTGGAGGTGGCGGTAGCCACTGACAAGGCGCATAAATAATTGGAGACGGAGGCGatggaggaggtggtggtgagTAAACTGGCGGTGGAGGGGatggtggtggaggaggtggtGAGTAGACAGGTGGAGGAGGTGAaggtggtggaggaggtggtGAGTAAATAGGCGGAGGAGGAGAGGGAGGAGGGGGTGATGGTGGCGGGGGAGATGGGGGAGGTGGTGAGTAAGTAGGTGGAGGAGAGGGAGGAGGGGGTGATGGTGGCGGTGGAGATGGGGGAGGTGGTGAGTAAACAGGTGGAGGAGAAGGAGGAGGCGGTGatggtggtggtggagatgGGGGAGGAGGAGAATAGACCGGGGGAGGAGGTGGGTAAACAGGCGGAGGCGGAGGAGAGTAAACAGGAGGTGGAGGTGAAAAAATCGGGGGAGGAGGTGAAGGTGGCGGTGGTGAATAAACTGGCGGAGGAGGTGACTGCACCACCACGACGGGTGGTGAAGGAGGCGGCGGCGGCGGGAGAGAAGGAATAAACGGGTGACACTTGAAAGCCCCACAATGAATTTTCTTAGACAAGAACAATTTACACTGTCCCGGGGACCTCTGTGCGGGCCTATTAGGCAAACAATTCCGGCGGTCATCAAACGCCGGTAAACCCAAACACACCGGTGGCTCGCCCGTGAAGAAATTATAAGCATAGGTGAAATTCTCCAAGCTAGGCAGTTCACAAATGCTCGCCGGAATCTTACCCGAAAACATATTATGTGCCACATTGAACTGCTCCAAACTCACCAGTCCACCGATACTCTCCGGCAAAGTGCCCAACAAGCCATTATTGCTCACATCCAATACAGTCAAATTCTTCAACAATCCAATCTCACTCGGAAAACAAGACCTCAACTTATTGTCCATAAATATAATCTCATTAAGATTACTCATATTTCCAAGACTCGCCGGCAGGCAGCCATGGAATCTGTTGTTAGCCAAAACTATAACAGAAACAGGGGAGTTACCGAAATTATCCGGCAATTCAAAAGCAAATCTGTTGTGGTTGATAAATATAGCATCTAAAGGCTTATCAAAAAGCTCGGGCGGAACGGTACCTTCAAACTCATTGAATCTTATATCCAAATAAATCAACTTAGGCAAGCTTAAAACAACATAAGGGAATTTCCCAGCGAACCTGTTGTTGCTCAAATCAAGCTCGAACAGTACCTTCaagttcttgaatttcttcGGCACAGTCCCGCAGAATCTGTTGGAATTGATGTGAAAGAGACCCAGATCTGTGAGGAGACCCAGCTCTTCAGGAAGATACCCCGCAATGTCGCCGTGGTTAAGATCGATACCAGCAACCGTAAGGATTGAATGGTTGTCAAGTGCAGGAGCACAAAACACCCCTTTATACCCGCACACGTTAGATCCAACCCAATTGCCAGTCAAGTTGTAGGGATCTGAGAATATGGCGAGGTTCCAAGCTTGTAAAGCAATGTACGCATTTCTTAGCCTCGGGTTATCGAACACCAGCGAAGGGACAACCTTCACATGTTCTCCTCTATCACCGAATTCATCTATGTAGTAGAGAAGTTGCCGTCTTTTGATGTAAAGAGCTTCCGAATCTGTAAGCGGTCCATTCCTGCTGATTTCGACATTGGAATGCAATGCATGAGCATGAACATGGCCTGTCTCCGAAGAAGAAAGCGACAGGAAAGGAAAAAAGAACAAAAGACTGCTCAAATACAAAAACCCACTACAAGAATTGAACTTTCGCTTCATTTCACAGAACCAGACATGCAACAAGCTTTTTCTGAGCTTTTCGTGTTTAGTTTCTGAAAATGTAGTTCTTGCTCTCCTTCTGCTTAGAAAGTGCAGATCTGAGAGCAAGGTATGGGCGGAAAATGAAGGTCGGATATGGGATATGGGATATGGGCGGGGGCGGCAGCGGCGGAGGCCGCGGAGGCGGTAGCGGTAGAGGAGTGAAAGAGAAAAAAGAGCTACTTTGACTTGGAGATAGTATGTAAAGGAATATGAGAGAAACAAACAGCTTACAAAGCTAAATACTGGACAGCTAAATCACAGCTCAAATCCcactatattatatatactcaCTAACCCTCTCGCTATCTCTATTTctatttctaatttatttataatataatttatcataattatttattaaaatgaaaaaatataaaataaatttaaattgtcattgaataatatatatatatatatatataataaatttattatttaagaaTAGATAGtttgaaattttggttttgatTACAATCGATCAACATTATTCTAGTCGATGTAAGAGTCAATAACCTTGTTGATGTTTATTTATGATTTCAATATTTAtacaaaatgttccagaagatgacttttttaaaaatatgatacatacatacatattttattgtattctaatttgtaatttttccgTAGGTGTCATGCAATAGAACAATTTTTTGggctatttgatttttaataaatGTTAGTTTTTTATAAGGAAATAATGCTAGATATGTGGAAGGTTCAAAATGTAGTATAATGAGAAAATTATTCTCAATAAAACCCGATTTTGTCTATTGTTTTGTCATTATTTTTCaatcataaaagaaaaattattattggcTTAAAAGAACAATTGACGTAAAGAATGGGGTTCTGAATTACTTacacaaaatttaaaagaaaaggtGGAGGAAATCTCTACATCCACAAGTTCTTTCTTAATCTATACGCACATATTCTATATACTAATGACAATAATTTCAGGGGAGAATATTGCATAATTGCATATATAACATTTTATATActatttcaaggaaaaaaaacatattatatccaaaataaaatttatttctaaaaactaaatatatatgtattttatattaataaaaatagataATTCATCATCTATATATAACTCTTACAATTTAGAATTATTAGATAGATGATAATTGTAAAAACTATctatttaaaacaaatttaatataaaatataaatatcgaGAAATTTGGTATATTAAATGAGGAAAAAGAGAAATAAGAGAGGATAAGTCCCCAACCGAATGTAGGCAACTTTATTCAATCTCAACCCACATATTAATAAATACTCAACGCGCTCCTAACGTAAAGCTTATGATATGtactcaaattttaaattcagcTTCTTtactttattataattataataaataaatatatattattaatgtcCGTTACTTGTGTGATATTTTAAATCCATATCAATTTAATACtgcatttattttcaaatttcaatttaataaataaactatattatatttttgctCTCTAATTAATGCATATGTTCCAATTTTTCATCGTATTTTAACAACACGAAAACTTTTGTCAGACAGTTTCACGAGTGAATTTTGTGCGACTGGTATCTTATTTATGTCACtcgttaaaaaatattaattttttattatcgtAAATATGAACATTATCGACTCATATTATAGATAGATCGTCTCATAACAAATCTATTGTTTTCACAATTTAatacatttaatatttttttgttggtttggttttaaatttattaatgtgtatttaaattttaacatattCTAGATTTAGAGTATGTGGAAATGGTATAAAGCGTGGAAATGGTTGGCTGGCCAACTGGATGGATTTTGGATATTTAAGCCTGTTGAGGCTGAGCCCAAATTGTTCGTTTCTTTATCTCTGTTACCTTTTTGGTGAAAATGTTATATTCCCTTTTGATTTGAATCTGGacaatattttgaattataataGGAAAAAAAGTTAGTAAAATGTCGATTTTAAATTATCTGACTTCACCGTTTGTGTTACTATTGTTACAGTTGCAT
This genomic interval carries:
- the LOC140961257 gene encoding leucine-rich repeat extensin-like protein 4; this encodes MKRKFNSCSGFLYLSSLLFFFPFLSLSSSETGHVHAHALHSNVEISRNGPLTDSEALYIKRRQLLYYIDEFGDRGEHVKVVPSLVFDNPRLRNAYIALQAWNLAIFSDPYNLTGNWVGSNVCGYKGVFCAPALDNHSILTVAGIDLNHGDIAGYLPEELGLLTDLGLFHINSNRFCGTVPKKFKNLKVLFELDLSNNRFAGKFPYVVLSLPKLIYLDIRFNEFEGTVPPELFDKPLDAIFINHNRFAFELPDNFGNSPVSVIVLANNRFHGCLPASLGNMSNLNEIIFMDNKLRSCFPSEIGLLKNLTVLDVSNNGLLGTLPESIGGLVSLEQFNVAHNMFSGKIPASICELPSLENFTYAYNFFTGEPPVCLGLPAFDDRRNCLPNRPAQRSPGQCKLFLSKKIHCGAFKCHPFIPSLPPPPPPSPPVVVVQSPPPPVYSPPPPSPPPPIFSPPPPVYSPPPPPVYPPPPPVYSPPPPSPPPPSPPPPSPPPVYSPPPPSPPPPSPPPPSPPPTYSPPPPSPPPPSPPPPSPPPPIYSPPPPPPSPPPPVYSPPPPPPSPPPPVYSPPPPPSPPSPIIYAPCQWLPPPPNSPPPPPPLHSPPPPVTYLYNSPPPPLYSPPPPPVYVYPSPPPPVHHPPPPTPPIELPPPPPCIEPPPPPPPCEEHPPPPPYFYKPPPSPSPPHYHDNSPPPPPPPYHYNSPPPPSPSPPPPAPIYEGPLPPVVGVSYASPPPPPFY